A single window of Vibrio sp. SCSIO 43137 DNA harbors:
- a CDS encoding TRIC cation channel family protein, whose product MDSSLLYFIDLFGTAVFAVSGVLLAGRLKMDPFGVMVLASVTAIGGGSIRDVLLGATPVFWVTDNAYIWVILLTCLLTMAIVRRPKRLPWYVLPVCDAIGLAAFVGIGVEKALSYNTSYLIAIIMGVSTGCGGGIIRDVLAREIPMILRSEVYATACIVGGFFHVAALHFGLDNHSAFLLGAVSTLAIRLGAIKWHLSLPTFALNR is encoded by the coding sequence ATGGACTCTTCACTTCTCTATTTTATCGATCTATTCGGTACTGCTGTATTTGCCGTTTCCGGCGTTCTGCTTGCAGGCCGGTTAAAAATGGATCCGTTTGGCGTTATGGTACTGGCCAGTGTAACCGCCATTGGCGGCGGTTCTATCCGCGATGTACTGCTTGGCGCGACACCAGTATTCTGGGTAACCGATAATGCCTATATCTGGGTTATTTTACTCACCTGCCTGCTGACCATGGCCATTGTACGCCGCCCTAAACGGCTGCCGTGGTATGTACTACCAGTGTGTGATGCTATCGGACTGGCAGCCTTTGTCGGTATCGGTGTTGAAAAAGCCCTCAGCTATAACACCTCGTATCTGATCGCTATTATTATGGGCGTCTCCACCGGTTGTGGCGGTGGTATTATCCGCGATGTACTGGCGCGGGAAATTCCTATGATTTTACGAAGCGAGGTTTACGCTACGGCCTGTATTGTCGGTGGTTTCTTCCATGTTGCAGCTCTACATTTCGGGCTGGATAATCACTCCGCCTTCCTGCTGGGTGCTGTCTCAACACTGGCTATTCGCCTCGGGGCAATTAAATGGCACTTGTCTCTGCCAACCTTTGCCCTTAACCGCTGA
- the mtnN gene encoding 5'-methylthioadenosine/S-adenosylhomocysteine nucleosidase, translating to MKIGIIGAMEQEVTILREAISNCEVMQKGGCTFYSGTLNGADVVLLQSGIGKVSVAVGTTILIDHFDPDLIINTGSAGGFDSSLNLGDVVISTEVRYHDADVTAFGYEMGQMAGQPAAFAADEKLMETAEKALAKMKDKHAVRGLICTGDTFVNSEQHNQFILKHFPSVIAVEMEAAAVGQTCHQFGKPFVVVRAISDVADKESPMTFDEFLPLAAKSSSEMVINMIELLK from the coding sequence ATGAAAATCGGTATTATTGGTGCGATGGAGCAAGAAGTGACCATCCTGAGAGAAGCAATCAGCAACTGCGAAGTGATGCAAAAAGGAGGCTGTACCTTCTATTCGGGCACACTAAACGGTGCTGATGTTGTACTGCTTCAGTCGGGTATTGGTAAAGTTTCCGTAGCGGTTGGTACCACCATACTGATCGATCACTTTGATCCGGATTTGATTATCAACACAGGTTCTGCCGGTGGTTTTGATTCAAGCCTGAACTTAGGTGATGTGGTTATCTCTACTGAAGTGCGTTACCACGACGCAGACGTAACAGCATTCGGCTATGAGATGGGCCAGATGGCCGGTCAGCCTGCAGCCTTTGCTGCCGATGAGAAGCTGATGGAAACGGCTGAGAAAGCGCTGGCTAAAATGAAAGACAAGCACGCGGTACGAGGCCTGATCTGTACCGGTGATACTTTTGTAAACTCAGAGCAACACAACCAGTTTATTCTTAAACACTTCCCTTCTGTTATTGCCGTTGAAATGGAAGCGGCAGCAGTAGGTCAGACGTGCCATCAGTTTGGTAAACCATTTGTTGTGGTTCGCGCCATTTCTGACGTGGCAGATAAAGAATCACCAATGACCTTTGATGAGTTTCTGCCTCTGGCAGCGAAAAGCTCTTCAGAGATGGTGATCAATATGATCGAGCTGCTTAAGTAA
- the pncC gene encoding nicotinamide-nucleotide amidase, with protein sequence MGTLTELSATLGQLLAQEKLVLTTAESCTGGGIASAVTDIAGSSAWFDRAFITYSNEAKMDMLGVDPYTLQKEGAVSQKVVQQMAAGAIQSSMANVSISVSGIAGPGGGSDEKPVGTVWFGWKLADDTEVQKVKVFKGDRGEVRQQACYFALQTLVELINKP encoded by the coding sequence ATGGGAACACTAACAGAACTAAGTGCGACTTTAGGTCAGTTGCTGGCGCAGGAAAAACTGGTTCTTACAACAGCAGAATCCTGTACCGGAGGGGGAATTGCCAGTGCAGTCACTGATATTGCCGGCAGTTCTGCATGGTTTGACCGGGCATTTATTACCTACAGCAACGAAGCCAAAATGGATATGTTAGGCGTTGACCCTTATACCCTGCAAAAAGAGGGGGCAGTGAGCCAGAAAGTGGTTCAGCAGATGGCAGCCGGTGCGATTCAAAGCTCAATGGCCAATGTCTCTATATCGGTGAGTGGTATTGCCGGTCCCGGTGGCGGCAGTGACGAAAAACCGGTAGGGACAGTCTGGTTTGGCTGGAAACTGGCCGATGATACTGAAGTGCAGAAAGTAAAAGTGTTTAAGGGCGACAGAGGCGAAGTCAGGCAGCAGGCTTGCTACTTTGCCCTGCAAACCCTGGTTGAGTTAATTAACAAGCCTTAA
- a CDS encoding cobalamin biosynthesis family protein — MQAAFEQFYSNGALLVLWGAILFHLILPIPVSAHPATLWRAFARILADKVNTNASYSQSLISGSLAWLLMVIPALAVLMALKPLVWQEQLFELALLLLAIDWRNSEKLATQLTSALAKEDKKLARSLLKPILNRETGSLSPLGLGKAGAETVLLGYGRNVVAVLFWYGIAGGIGAFSYRLIQELARAWSPSNEKFLPFGLPAIRMLACMDFIPLRLFSLMIAVGKNGMTTLKQMYSQGKNWPTPGPAWLLAATGNKLQLSLGGPAIYQDKKSVRPKLGGRVAPSAIHIAQLQTLLAWRTYGWIILQSILMFLLYQGV; from the coding sequence ATGCAAGCTGCATTTGAGCAATTTTACAGTAATGGTGCCCTGTTAGTGTTATGGGGTGCCATTCTGTTTCATCTGATATTGCCTATTCCTGTATCTGCTCATCCCGCAACCTTATGGCGTGCTTTCGCCCGAATTCTGGCTGATAAAGTCAATACCAATGCAAGCTACTCCCAGAGCCTGATATCCGGCTCTCTGGCATGGCTGTTAATGGTGATACCTGCCTTAGCCGTATTAATGGCACTTAAACCTTTAGTCTGGCAGGAACAGCTGTTTGAACTGGCGTTGTTACTGCTAGCCATTGACTGGCGTAACAGTGAAAAACTGGCTACTCAGTTAACCAGCGCACTGGCCAAAGAAGATAAAAAGCTGGCCCGAAGCCTGCTGAAACCCATTCTGAACCGGGAAACCGGCTCACTATCTCCTCTGGGGTTAGGCAAGGCCGGGGCAGAAACCGTTCTGCTAGGATACGGCCGCAATGTAGTTGCTGTACTGTTCTGGTACGGCATTGCAGGTGGCATAGGTGCTTTCAGCTACCGGTTAATTCAGGAGCTGGCAAGGGCATGGTCTCCGAGTAATGAGAAATTTCTGCCGTTCGGTCTTCCCGCTATTCGTATGCTTGCCTGTATGGACTTTATACCCTTGCGGCTATTTAGCCTGATGATTGCTGTCGGTAAAAATGGCATGACCACCCTGAAGCAGATGTACAGTCAGGGTAAAAACTGGCCGACGCCGGGGCCGGCATGGTTACTCGCTGCAACCGGCAATAAGCTACAGCTGTCACTTGGCGGCCCGGCTATTTATCAGGACAAAAAATCAGTCCGGCCTAAACTGGGCGGAAGAGTGGCTCCATCGGCCATCCATATCGCACAGCTACAAACACTGCTGGCATGGCGGACATATGGCTGGATCATCTTACAAAGCATACTGATGTTCTTGCTTTATCAGGGAGTCTAG
- a CDS encoding glutamate synthase subunit beta — MGKPTGFLEHGRELPQKLDPSVRIQDNKEFVLNEEFGEKINQQASRCMDCGVPFCHSGCPIGNIIPEFNDAVYRDSWEEAWNILSSTNNFPEFTGRVCPSPCETACVLGINQDPITICNIEKTIVERAYKEGYAKPKKPRIRTGKTVAIIGSGPAGLAAAEQLNSAGHCVTVYERDEKVGGLLRFGIPDFKLGMDVIDRKVSLMEEAGIVFETGAHIGVDVNALQLRQEYDVVLLTVGSTVPRDLPISGRELNGVHFAMEFLGQNNRRANNMDLKTKEIHAKGKHVVVIGGGDTGSDCVGTSNRHGAASITQVEIMPMPPEKRPVNMPWPQYPMILRTSTSHEEGCERHWNILTKEFIGDDKGNVTGLRLADIVWEDAKPGERPNFKEIEGSERVIACDMAFLAMGFLHPEPDGVLAQLDIKLDDRGNVATEGFMTNQKGVFAAGDMRTGQSLVVRCINEGRECARAVDDYLMGNTNLEAKSDSLMLSNA, encoded by the coding sequence ATGGGTAAGCCTACTGGATTTTTAGAACATGGTCGTGAGCTGCCACAAAAGCTTGATCCAAGTGTTCGTATTCAAGACAACAAAGAGTTCGTCCTAAACGAAGAGTTTGGTGAGAAGATCAATCAACAGGCTTCTCGCTGTATGGACTGTGGTGTGCCGTTTTGTCATAGCGGCTGCCCGATAGGAAATATTATTCCTGAGTTTAACGATGCCGTTTATCGTGACAGCTGGGAAGAGGCATGGAACATTCTGAGCAGCACAAACAACTTTCCGGAGTTTACCGGTCGTGTTTGTCCTTCACCTTGTGAAACTGCTTGTGTTCTGGGCATTAACCAAGATCCTATTACCATCTGTAATATTGAAAAAACCATCGTTGAGAGAGCCTATAAAGAGGGCTACGCCAAGCCGAAAAAACCACGTATCCGTACTGGTAAAACCGTGGCAATTATCGGTTCAGGCCCTGCTGGTCTGGCGGCTGCCGAGCAGCTGAACAGTGCCGGCCACTGCGTTACGGTTTATGAGCGTGACGAAAAAGTGGGTGGTCTGCTTCGCTTTGGTATCCCCGACTTTAAGCTGGGTATGGATGTTATCGATCGCAAAGTGAGCCTGATGGAAGAAGCTGGCATTGTGTTTGAAACCGGTGCTCATATCGGTGTAGATGTGAATGCACTGCAGCTTCGTCAGGAGTATGACGTGGTTCTGCTTACCGTTGGTTCAACAGTGCCGAGAGATCTTCCTATCTCCGGCCGTGAGCTGAATGGCGTGCACTTTGCCATGGAGTTTCTCGGGCAAAACAACCGCCGCGCCAACAATATGGATCTGAAAACCAAAGAGATCCACGCCAAAGGCAAACATGTTGTGGTAATCGGTGGTGGTGATACAGGTTCAGACTGTGTCGGTACTTCAAACCGTCACGGTGCCGCCAGCATCACTCAGGTTGAGATCATGCCAATGCCACCGGAGAAAAGACCGGTAAATATGCCGTGGCCTCAATACCCTATGATTCTTCGTACCTCTACTTCACACGAAGAGGGTTGTGAACGTCACTGGAACATTCTGACCAAAGAGTTTATCGGTGATGACAAAGGCAATGTTACCGGCCTTCGTCTGGCTGATATTGTCTGGGAAGATGCTAAACCGGGCGAGCGTCCTAACTTCAAAGAAATTGAAGGCAGCGAGCGTGTTATTGCTTGTGATATGGCTTTCCTTGCAATGGGCTTCCTGCATCCGGAACCGGATGGGGTACTGGCTCAGCTTGATATCAAGCTGGATGACAGAGGCAATGTGGCAACAGAAGGCTTTATGACTAACCAGAAAGGTGTGTTTGCCGCTGGTGATATGCGTACCGGACAGTCTCTGGTGGTACGTTGTATCAACGAAGGTCGCGAATGCGCCCGTGCCGTTGATGATTACCTGATGGGTAACACTAACCTTGAAGCCAAATCAGATTCATTGATGCTTTCAAATGCATAA
- the btuF gene encoding vitamin B12 ABC transporter substrate-binding protein BtuF, protein MRLLLTVLLLIFAPFSFAIERIISLAPSSTELVYAAGLADKLIAVSDFSDYPEEAKQLERVASFQSVNVERIIALNPDLIVAWRSGGVSKSLTQLEQLGYKIYYSDTDKLSDIAVRLEELSQYANNPDIGMLNAQKFRDKLAKLDEKFRDRTKVRYFYQLSSKPIYTIAQSHWPSEVFSLCGGINIFKQSPNPYPQVGLEQVLVRKPEAIFTSSHTTQNPEMWDKWRAQLPAVQNHNIWSLNSDWLNRPTPRSLMAIEEVCSRFDQVRAKNQK, encoded by the coding sequence TTGAGGCTTTTACTCACGGTTCTGCTGCTGATTTTCGCACCATTCAGCTTCGCTATAGAGCGCATTATCTCACTTGCCCCCTCCTCTACTGAGCTTGTCTATGCTGCGGGGCTGGCCGATAAGCTAATTGCTGTCAGTGACTTTAGTGACTATCCGGAGGAGGCAAAGCAGCTCGAACGGGTGGCCAGCTTCCAGAGTGTTAATGTTGAAAGGATCATTGCACTTAATCCCGATTTAATCGTCGCATGGCGCTCCGGCGGTGTGAGTAAATCATTAACCCAACTTGAGCAGCTTGGCTATAAGATTTACTACTCAGACACGGACAAACTGTCAGACATTGCTGTCAGATTAGAAGAGCTGAGTCAATACGCCAATAACCCCGATATTGGTATGCTGAATGCGCAGAAATTCAGAGACAAACTGGCGAAGCTTGATGAGAAATTCAGAGACAGAACAAAGGTCCGCTACTTTTACCAGTTAAGCAGCAAACCCATCTATACCATTGCCCAGAGTCACTGGCCCAGTGAAGTGTTTTCACTCTGTGGTGGTATCAATATTTTCAAACAGTCTCCTAACCCTTACCCTCAGGTTGGGTTAGAACAGGTATTAGTCCGGAAGCCTGAAGCCATTTTTACCTCGTCACATACCACCCAAAACCCTGAAATGTGGGATAAATGGCGAGCTCAGCTTCCGGCGGTACAGAACCACAATATCTGGTCACTAAACTCTGACTGGCTTAACCGCCCGACACCAAGGTCACTTATGGCCATAGAAGAAGTATGCAGCCGCTTCGATCAAGTGCGGGCAAAAAATCAGAAATAG
- the mutS gene encoding DNA mismatch repair protein MutS — MAKATPTHTPMMQQYLKLKAENPDILLFYRMGDFYELFYDDAKKASQLLEISLTKRGASAGEPIPMAGVPFHAVEGYLAKLVQMGESVAICEQVGDPATSKGPVERQVVRIVTPGTVTDEALLSERVDNIIAAICHRNGKFGYATLDITSGRFQLCEPETEEAMLAELQRTSPTELLFPEDFEPVQLMEGRNGNRRRPVWEFELETAKQQLNKQFGTRDLIGFGVEHAELGLSAAGCLIQYVKDTQRTALPHIRSLTLDAQDHSVILDAATRRNLELTQNLSGGTDNTLAEVLDKSATAMGSRMLKRWLHQPMRCRETLNLRLNAISELKESSLFLDLQPTLKQIGDIERILARLAIRSARPRDLSRLRHAMQQLPELEASLQGVSDSYLSKLAQFAAPMDDVCQLLESAIKENPPVVIRDGGVIASGYSAELDEWRNLADGATEYLEQLEADERERHGIDTLKVGYNNVHGFYIQVSRGQSHLVPPHYVRRQTLKNAERYIIPELKEHEDKVLNSKSKALAIEKKLWEELFDLLMPSLERLQNLASAVSQLDVLQNLAERADSLNYARPQLTEDVGIHIQNGRHPVVEQVLDAPFIANPIELSPQRKMLIITGPNMGGKSTYMRQTALIALLAHIGSYVPAEAATIGMIDRIFTRIGASDDLASGRSTFMVEMTETANILHNATPHSLVLMDEIGRGTSTYDGLSLAWASAEWLANQIGAMTLFATHYFELTELPNMLDHLANVHLDAVEHGDSIAFMHAVQEGAASKSYGLAVAGLAGVPKTVIKNARGKLNQLEQIGNQPSAPANNVDIANQLSLIPEPSEVEEALAGIDPDDLTPRQALDELYRLKKLL; from the coding sequence ATGGCAAAAGCGACTCCAACACATACTCCCATGATGCAGCAATATCTGAAACTCAAGGCCGAGAATCCGGATATCTTGCTGTTTTATCGTATGGGCGATTTTTACGAACTTTTTTATGATGATGCAAAAAAAGCGTCTCAGCTTCTTGAGATATCCCTGACCAAGCGGGGCGCCTCTGCCGGCGAACCAATTCCAATGGCAGGCGTCCCATTCCATGCCGTAGAAGGCTATCTGGCCAAGCTGGTTCAGATGGGTGAGTCAGTTGCTATCTGCGAACAGGTAGGCGATCCGGCCACCAGTAAAGGGCCGGTTGAACGTCAGGTTGTGCGTATAGTGACACCGGGAACCGTAACAGACGAAGCCCTGCTGTCCGAGCGGGTGGATAATATTATTGCCGCGATTTGTCACCGCAACGGCAAGTTTGGTTACGCCACATTAGATATCACTTCCGGACGCTTTCAGCTCTGTGAGCCGGAAACTGAAGAAGCTATGCTGGCGGAGCTTCAGCGTACCTCGCCAACAGAACTTCTGTTCCCTGAAGATTTTGAACCGGTACAACTTATGGAAGGACGAAACGGAAACCGTCGTCGTCCTGTCTGGGAGTTTGAACTGGAAACAGCGAAACAACAGCTCAATAAGCAGTTCGGAACCCGTGACCTGATAGGCTTCGGAGTAGAGCATGCTGAGCTGGGCCTTTCCGCTGCAGGCTGCCTGATTCAGTATGTAAAAGATACCCAGAGAACCGCCCTGCCCCATATCCGCTCCCTGACGCTAGACGCTCAGGATCACTCCGTGATTCTGGATGCTGCTACACGTCGTAATCTGGAACTGACCCAGAACCTTTCCGGTGGTACGGACAACACTCTTGCAGAAGTACTGGATAAAAGTGCCACTGCAATGGGCAGCCGCATGCTTAAGCGTTGGCTACATCAGCCAATGCGCTGCCGCGAGACACTTAACCTAAGGCTAAACGCCATTAGCGAACTGAAAGAGAGCAGTCTGTTTCTCGATCTTCAGCCAACGTTAAAGCAGATCGGCGATATTGAACGCATATTGGCGCGCCTTGCTATCAGAAGTGCCCGCCCACGGGATCTTTCCCGTTTGCGCCACGCGATGCAGCAACTGCCCGAACTTGAAGCTTCACTACAGGGTGTAAGCGACAGTTACCTGAGCAAACTGGCTCAGTTTGCAGCACCAATGGATGATGTCTGCCAGTTACTAGAGAGCGCCATTAAAGAGAACCCGCCTGTGGTTATCCGTGATGGCGGGGTTATCGCTTCAGGCTATAGCGCCGAGCTGGATGAGTGGCGTAATCTGGCAGATGGAGCCACAGAATATCTGGAGCAGCTGGAAGCCGATGAGCGGGAACGCCACGGTATCGATACACTAAAAGTCGGCTATAACAATGTGCATGGATTCTATATTCAGGTCAGCCGCGGGCAGAGTCATCTGGTTCCCCCGCACTATGTGCGCCGACAAACCCTGAAAAATGCAGAACGTTATATTATTCCGGAGCTGAAAGAGCACGAAGACAAGGTATTAAACTCAAAGTCTAAAGCGTTGGCTATTGAGAAAAAACTGTGGGAAGAGCTGTTTGATCTGCTGATGCCTAGTCTGGAGCGATTACAAAATCTGGCTTCTGCTGTTTCTCAACTGGATGTACTGCAGAATCTGGCTGAGCGGGCAGACAGCCTGAACTATGCCAGACCACAACTGACAGAAGATGTCGGCATTCATATCCAGAATGGTCGTCATCCTGTGGTAGAGCAGGTACTGGACGCCCCCTTTATCGCCAACCCAATTGAACTAAGCCCTCAGCGTAAAATGCTGATTATTACCGGGCCAAACATGGGTGGTAAGTCGACTTATATGCGCCAGACAGCGCTTATCGCTCTTCTGGCACATATTGGCTCATATGTACCAGCCGAAGCGGCAACAATAGGTATGATTGACCGTATCTTCACCCGTATTGGTGCCTCAGATGATCTTGCCTCCGGACGCTCAACCTTTATGGTCGAGATGACAGAGACAGCGAATATCCTGCATAACGCCACGCCTCATAGTCTGGTGCTGATGGATGAAATCGGCCGCGGAACCAGCACTTACGATGGCCTCTCCCTCGCCTGGGCAAGTGCCGAATGGCTGGCCAACCAAATTGGGGCAATGACGCTGTTTGCCACTCACTATTTTGAGCTGACTGAACTACCGAATATGTTAGATCACCTTGCCAACGTTCATCTGGATGCCGTCGAGCACGGTGATAGCATCGCCTTTATGCATGCCGTACAGGAAGGTGCTGCCAGTAAGTCTTATGGCTTAGCCGTTGCCGGCCTTGCGGGTGTGCCTAAAACAGTAATCAAAAATGCACGCGGAAAGCTGAACCAGCTTGAGCAGATAGGCAATCAGCCATCCGCTCCGGCTAACAATGTGGATATTGCTAACCAACTCAGTTTAATTCCTGAGCCAAGTGAAGTTGAAGAAGCACTGGCAGGTATTGACCCGGATGATCTGACACCAAGGCAGGCACTGGATGAGCTCTACCGCCTGAAAAAACTACTGTAA